One window of the Lysobacter sp. S4-A87 genome contains the following:
- a CDS encoding organic hydroperoxide resistance protein translates to MTTQIDKVLYTGKTHTTGGRNGSSQSSDGRLDIKLSSPGSSGAGTNPEQLFAAGWSACFIGAIGSAAAGMKIKLPAELAVDTEVDLGQNDGGYQLQARLNVSLPGIDPVIARELVEAAHQTCPYSKATRGNIGVTINLV, encoded by the coding sequence ATGACCACGCAGATCGACAAAGTGCTTTACACCGGCAAGACCCACACCACGGGCGGCCGCAACGGCTCGTCGCAGAGTTCCGACGGGCGCCTCGACATCAAGCTTTCATCGCCCGGCTCGTCCGGCGCAGGTACCAATCCCGAGCAGTTGTTCGCGGCCGGCTGGTCGGCCTGCTTCATTGGTGCGATCGGCTCGGCCGCCGCCGGCATGAAGATCAAGCTGCCGGCCGAGCTGGCTGTCGACACCGAAGTCGACCTCGGCCAGAACGACGGCGGCTACCAGCTGCAGGCGCGCCTCAATGTCAGCCTGCCTGGCATCGACCCGGTCATCGCCCGTGAACTGGTCGAAGCCGCTCACCAGACGTGCCCGTACTCGAAGGCCACGCGCGGCAACATCGGCGTGACGATCAACCTCGTCTGA
- a CDS encoding TetR/AcrR family transcriptional regulator encodes MARPRSEDKRNALLAAAIEVFAEDGINAPTARIAKVAGVAEGTLFTYFSNKDELLNHLYLEIKRELREAMLSTYPRAADIKQRARHVWRTYVDWGLVNVDKRKVVAQLVVSDRITEDTRTVASAGFADFHSMLQESMAKGQLREHPPTYTGAILVALAETTMDFMLKEPDAAEQYRTAGFEAFWRAVASG; translated from the coding sequence ATGGCCCGTCCCCGCAGCGAAGACAAACGAAACGCCCTGCTCGCCGCCGCCATCGAAGTGTTCGCGGAGGACGGGATCAATGCCCCCACGGCACGGATCGCGAAGGTTGCCGGTGTTGCCGAGGGCACGTTGTTCACCTACTTCAGCAACAAGGACGAGCTGCTCAACCATCTCTATCTGGAGATCAAGCGCGAGCTGCGCGAGGCCATGCTCTCCACCTACCCGCGTGCCGCCGACATCAAGCAGCGTGCGCGCCACGTGTGGCGGACGTACGTCGACTGGGGCCTGGTCAACGTCGACAAGCGCAAGGTCGTGGCGCAGCTGGTCGTGTCCGATCGCATCACCGAAGACACCCGCACGGTCGCCTCCGCGGGCTTTGCTGACTTCCATTCGATGCTGCAGGAAAGCATGGCAAAGGGTCAGTTGCGCGAACATCCGCCGACCTACACCGGCGCGATCCTGGTCGCGCTGGCGGAAACCACCATGGACTTCATGCTCAAGGAACCCGACGCCGCCGAGCAGTACCGCACGGCGGGTTTCGAGGCGTTCTGGCGCGCCGTGGCTTCCGGCTAG
- a CDS encoding DUF2975 domain-containing protein, protein MSQADSTALSVSRILLKILRILNIGTGLGLVIGLPASFLFEPTFFEFFSKKPPSIDPAMLLPALRVWMVMALLMVALVHVQLSRLLSVVATVPEDPFVPENAARLKTIAWCMLGIELLRLTFGILAGTMNAAGSNIDWKFSASGWVAVVLLFVLAQVFEAGARMRADLDTMI, encoded by the coding sequence ATGTCCCAAGCCGACTCCACGGCGCTGAGCGTCTCGCGGATCCTCCTCAAGATCCTGCGCATCCTCAACATCGGCACCGGTCTGGGCCTGGTCATTGGCTTGCCGGCCAGCTTCCTGTTCGAGCCGACGTTCTTCGAGTTCTTCAGCAAGAAGCCGCCGAGCATCGACCCGGCGATGCTTCTGCCGGCATTGCGGGTGTGGATGGTGATGGCGTTGCTGATGGTCGCGCTGGTCCATGTGCAGCTTTCACGACTGCTGTCGGTGGTTGCGACCGTTCCCGAGGATCCCTTCGTGCCCGAGAACGCGGCGCGCCTGAAGACCATCGCCTGGTGCATGTTGGGCATCGAACTGCTCAGGCTGACGTTCGGGATACTGGCCGGCACGATGAACGCTGCAGGCTCGAACATCGACTGGAAATTCTCGGCCAGCGGATGGGTGGCCGTCGTCCTGCTGTTCGTGCTGGCGCAGGTCTTCGAAGCGGGAGCGCGTATGCGCGCAGACCTGGACACGATGATCTGA
- a CDS encoding helix-turn-helix transcriptional regulator encodes MAIFVKLDEVLHDRRMTLTELSGKVGITLANLSILKTGKARGVRFATLEAICEALDCQPADLLEFRRGGKGQQTAPDPPGSEEP; translated from the coding sequence ATGGCCATCTTCGTAAAACTCGACGAAGTGCTGCACGACCGGCGCATGACCCTCACCGAACTGTCCGGGAAGGTCGGGATCACCCTCGCCAACCTGTCCATCCTCAAGACCGGCAAGGCGCGTGGCGTTCGCTTCGCGACGCTCGAGGCGATCTGCGAAGCGCTTGATTGCCAGCCCGCAGACCTGCTCGAGTTCCGACGCGGCGGGAAAGGCCAGCAGACGGCTCCCGACCCACCGGGCAGCGAAGAGCCGTAA